The following proteins are co-located in the Sporosarcina pasteurii genome:
- a CDS encoding metal-dependent hydrolase gives MEISYHGHSVVKIQTDKHTILIDPFITGNPLTDLIAENEKPDVILLTHGHNDHVGDTMEIAKANDSLVVAPNELAVYLGLQGLKTHGMNIGGAKEFDFGTVKFTKAFHSSSYQTETNEFIYTGMPAGILFTVEGKTIYHAGDTSLFGDMEMIGNRHPIDVAFLPIGDNFTMGPEDAAYAVELLNPKLTIPVHYNTFPPIEQDPLKFKALVKNHDVKIMEAGEVFEC, from the coding sequence TTGGAAATTTCTTATCATGGTCATTCAGTTGTTAAAATTCAAACGGACAAACATACAATACTAATTGATCCTTTTATTACTGGGAATCCATTAACGGACCTCATTGCTGAAAACGAGAAGCCCGATGTGATTTTATTAACTCACGGTCATAATGACCACGTTGGGGACACGATGGAAATTGCAAAAGCTAATGATTCGCTTGTCGTAGCTCCAAATGAACTTGCAGTATATTTAGGTTTACAAGGATTAAAAACGCATGGGATGAATATTGGCGGTGCGAAGGAGTTTGACTTTGGAACTGTCAAATTTACGAAAGCATTCCATAGTTCCTCTTATCAAACAGAAACGAATGAGTTTATTTATACCGGAATGCCAGCCGGAATTTTATTTACAGTAGAAGGAAAAACAATCTATCATGCAGGGGACACATCTCTATTCGGAGATATGGAAATGATAGGAAATAGACATCCGATTGATGTAGCGTTTTTGCCGATTGGCGATAACTTTACAATGGGACCTGAAGACGCCGCATATGCTGTAGAACTATTGAATCCGAAGTTAACGATTCCAGTTCATTACAATACATTCCCGCCGATAGAACAGGATCCGTTAAAATTTAAAGCGCTTGTGAAAAATCATGATGTAAAAATAATGGAAGCTGGGGAAGTATTTGAATGTTAA
- a CDS encoding Xaa-Pro peptidase family protein, whose protein sequence is MKKVNEIQHFLQEQQVDAAFITTPDNVFYLSGFASEPHERLLGVMVFKEAEPFVICPLMEVPDVKAVGWSYEVVGHEDTEDAWEVVLSTVKKREVPLNSIAIEKSHLTVERLERMDEIFDKVQFTNLDDQLNRMRVIKDEEELNNLRKAAELADYAVEVGCREIAEGKTELEILMAIEFEMKKKGVQKMAFDTMVLSGPKTASPHGIPGDRKVQKGDFILFDLGVVYNGYCSDITRTVAFGEPSDEQRKIYETVKLAEQTAVDKVRPGIQAKELDKAARDVISDAGYGEYFTHRLGHGLGISVHEYPSVTGTNDLVLEEGMVFTIEPGIYNPDVTGVRIEDDVVVTADGVEVLTKFPKELKIIEA, encoded by the coding sequence TTGAAAAAAGTAAATGAAATCCAACATTTTTTACAAGAGCAACAAGTCGATGCCGCTTTTATTACAACACCTGATAATGTATTTTATTTATCTGGTTTCGCAAGTGAACCTCACGAACGCTTACTTGGTGTCATGGTATTTAAAGAGGCAGAACCCTTTGTAATCTGTCCACTTATGGAAGTACCTGATGTAAAAGCAGTAGGATGGTCTTACGAAGTAGTTGGCCATGAAGATACAGAGGATGCTTGGGAAGTCGTATTAAGTACAGTGAAAAAGCGCGAAGTACCCCTTAACTCGATTGCAATTGAAAAATCTCATTTAACAGTAGAACGTTTAGAACGTATGGATGAAATTTTTGACAAGGTTCAATTTACGAACTTGGATGACCAATTAAATCGCATGAGAGTGATAAAAGATGAAGAAGAACTCAACAACTTACGTAAAGCAGCCGAGTTAGCTGACTATGCTGTTGAAGTCGGGTGCAGAGAAATCGCAGAAGGTAAAACTGAGCTTGAAATATTAATGGCGATTGAATTTGAAATGAAGAAAAAAGGCGTTCAAAAAATGGCGTTTGATACGATGGTTCTTTCAGGGCCTAAAACAGCCTCACCACATGGTATCCCTGGTGACCGCAAAGTCCAAAAAGGCGATTTCATTCTATTTGATCTCGGGGTTGTTTATAATGGCTACTGCTCTGACATTACAAGAACTGTCGCTTTCGGTGAACCATCAGATGAACAACGTAAAATTTATGAGACGGTGAAGCTTGCCGAACAAACAGCGGTTGACAAAGTTCGCCCAGGCATTCAAGCAAAAGAGCTAGACAAAGCTGCCCGTGATGTCATTTCAGATGCTGGTTACGGTGAGTACTTTACACATCGCCTAGGTCATGGCCTTGGAATTTCTGTTCATGAATACCCTTCTGTCACTGGAACAAATGACCTCGTTTTAGAAGAAGGAATGGTTTTCACTATCGAACCAGGTATTTATAACCCTGACGTTACAGGTGTTCGGATTGAAGACGATGTCGTTGTCACAGCAGATGGCGTCGAAGTCCTAACAAAATTCCCGAAAGAATTGAAGATCATCGAGGCGTAA
- a CDS encoding universal stress protein — MTLQYNQILVAVDGSKESEWAFKKAVAIAGRNDANLNLVNIIDTRSYAAVEAYDRSIAERAHNFATELLEEYKQKALDNGLSNVNVLVEYGSAKTMISKDLAPKIVADLIICGATGLNAVERFLIGSVSENIVRSAKCDVLVVRTPELDK; from the coding sequence ATGACATTACAATATAATCAAATTCTTGTTGCTGTGGATGGATCTAAGGAATCAGAATGGGCTTTTAAAAAGGCGGTAGCCATAGCTGGTCGAAATGATGCAAATTTAAACTTAGTAAACATTATCGATACACGTTCTTATGCAGCGGTTGAAGCATATGACCGTTCAATTGCAGAACGTGCACACAATTTTGCAACTGAGCTTCTTGAGGAGTATAAACAAAAAGCGTTAGACAACGGCTTATCCAATGTAAACGTTCTCGTTGAATACGGTTCGGCAAAAACAATGATTTCTAAGGACCTAGCTCCTAAAATCGTTGCGGATTTAATCATTTGTGGTGCAACTGGTCTAAATGCAGTTGAACGCTTTTTAATTGGAAGCGTTTCAGAAAATATCGTTCGTTCAGCAAAATGTGATGTCCTAGTTGTAAGAACTCCGGAACTCGATAAATAA
- a CDS encoding bifunctional oligoribonuclease/PAP phosphatase NrnA → MKKQIIDTIEKYDKIIILRHVRPDPDAYGSQMGLKEIILKNYPQKKVYAAGEHDDALTYLAIPEDIGLEKYKDALVIVTDTGNTERIDGKHYTEGALLMKIDHHPDADPYGDVKWVDTSASSTSEMIIDLFEYGKKHYDWHMPDAAARLLFAGIVGDTGRFMYPSTTVKTFQRASELLKYNFDRSKLFNSMYEVNRNVLNLQGYLYQNFKMDEYGAAYIKIDREILKQFDVSPSEASQLVSSLGDVKGICAWVILIEEEDLIRVRLRSKETVINELAAEYGGGGHPLAAGASVYSWEEADELISKLQQLCR, encoded by the coding sequence ATGAAAAAACAAATTATAGATACGATTGAAAAATACGATAAGATTATTATCCTTCGACATGTGAGACCGGATCCAGATGCTTACGGTTCACAAATGGGGTTGAAAGAAATTATTTTGAAGAACTATCCGCAAAAAAAAGTGTATGCGGCCGGCGAACATGATGATGCCTTAACTTATTTAGCGATTCCAGAAGATATAGGCCTTGAGAAATATAAAGACGCCCTTGTTATTGTAACCGATACTGGGAATACCGAAAGAATAGATGGAAAACACTATACAGAAGGCGCTTTACTTATGAAAATCGATCATCATCCCGACGCAGATCCATACGGTGATGTGAAATGGGTCGATACGAGTGCAAGTTCTACATCAGAAATGATTATAGATCTGTTTGAATATGGAAAGAAACATTATGATTGGCATATGCCAGATGCTGCAGCACGTCTTCTATTTGCTGGTATCGTTGGCGATACGGGGCGATTTATGTATCCAAGTACGACAGTAAAAACTTTTCAACGTGCGAGTGAACTACTAAAGTACAACTTTGATCGCTCAAAGCTTTTTAATAGTATGTATGAAGTAAATCGGAATGTATTGAACTTGCAAGGTTATTTATATCAAAACTTTAAAATGGATGAATACGGAGCTGCATATATCAAGATTGATCGGGAAATATTAAAACAATTTGATGTAAGTCCGTCAGAGGCATCGCAGCTCGTTAGTTCATTAGGCGACGTGAAAGGAATCTGTGCTTGGGTAATTCTGATTGAAGAAGAAGACCTGATTCGGGTTCGACTGCGTTCTAAAGAAACAGTTATCAATGAACTTGCTGCTGAATATGGGGGTGGGGGACATCCTCTCGCTGCAGGTGCTTCCGTTTATTCTTGGGAAGAAGCTGATGAGCTTATTTCTAAACTACAACAATTATGTCGATAA
- the dnaE gene encoding DNA polymerase III subunit alpha, producing the protein MELIYPQIVTGADLLRGINKLNYVAPLLSRRGATAAAIMNKKMYGVPSFYKTMNKYGIKPIIGLSVMLDVGEEQAVLVYVYAKTNEGFHNLLKMSSAISITTEETLPLHWLQAYSTGCIVLCPMTDATWDGCRDEDTLNLIIRHHQGQETYIGISRPGGGGHAEESHIEILAEATSLQIAAIYESRYVFKEDFFAFKAAQAIRSGEKINELDDQLDVHQFAYLPELGEIQEWFKDRPQWLETMQTILLSCHVELKKNGFLMPKYPLPEGEDAASYLMKKCTEGLLGRIETINPIYKERLDYELTMIQQMEFTDYFLIVEDFIRFATNAGILTGPGRGSSAGSLVAYALGITDVDPIKYGLIFERFLNPERVTMPDIDIDFADNRRLEVIEYVAGKYGKAHVAQIITFGTLSTRAVARNVARVFGFTTEEMNYVAGLISSRSRMTLQKAYDESTELREWIQMEPIRRKWFETALTLEGLPRNASTHAAGVVLAPHPLVNTVPLQDGEDGLYLTQWPMGDVEESGLLKMDFLGLRNLTLLDRIRAMIRFDKGIYLNFEQIPLDDELTYKIFQNGDTIGVFQFESPGMRDTLKLIQPNRFEDIFAINALYRPGPMDHITSYHRRKNGQEQIRYLHPSLEPILRETYGIIVYQEQIMQIAVQVAGYTMGEADLLRRAISKKNRDVLNNEQLKFTERAIANGIPKQSALDIYELIVKFADYGFPKSHAVAYSLISYRLAYLKANEPAYFYAAFLTSLAGNHEKIIEVMREATARGIKFLAPSINKSKFNFTVEKGAVRIGLRTIQGITASFYEQVKKARETSLKWKTMFDCAAALGSENFTEKTATQLIKAGAFDEFGQSRGVLLASIDAAISHALFIGPNEEDLLSSVMQSIANPKYSPSSDIPRMKMLEYEREALGFYLSEHPAVEVKKMLNESFADVIAIDEMRERSNVTIIGLVTEIKRIRTKKGESMAFVKVQDETGVISCTFFPRQYAAFSVQLREMNILHVMGTVERRRGTPQVIVQNMKVVVETV; encoded by the coding sequence ATGGAGCTTATCTATCCGCAAATAGTAACCGGCGCAGATCTTTTGCGCGGAATTAATAAACTTAACTATGTAGCCCCACTTCTATCCAGGAGAGGGGCTACTGCCGCCGCTATAATGAATAAAAAAATGTATGGCGTCCCGTCCTTTTACAAAACGATGAATAAATATGGAATTAAACCAATTATAGGTTTATCTGTCATGCTTGATGTAGGAGAGGAACAAGCTGTACTTGTTTATGTTTATGCAAAAACGAATGAAGGCTTTCACAATTTGCTAAAAATGAGCAGTGCGATCTCAATTACAACTGAAGAAACTTTGCCGTTACACTGGCTGCAGGCCTACAGTACAGGTTGTATTGTTCTTTGTCCAATGACAGATGCTACATGGGATGGGTGCAGAGATGAAGACACGCTTAATCTAATTATCCGACATCATCAGGGACAAGAAACGTATATCGGTATATCGCGTCCGGGTGGCGGAGGTCATGCGGAGGAGTCTCATATTGAAATACTAGCAGAAGCAACTTCTCTACAAATTGCTGCTATTTATGAATCACGTTATGTGTTTAAGGAGGATTTTTTTGCTTTTAAAGCGGCTCAAGCGATTCGTTCTGGAGAAAAGATAAATGAACTGGACGACCAATTGGACGTTCACCAATTTGCGTACCTTCCTGAACTAGGTGAAATACAAGAATGGTTTAAAGACCGTCCGCAATGGCTTGAAACAATGCAAACGATTCTCTTGTCTTGTCATGTTGAATTGAAGAAAAATGGGTTTCTAATGCCAAAGTATCCGTTGCCAGAAGGTGAGGATGCCGCTTCTTATTTGATGAAAAAGTGTACGGAAGGATTATTAGGGCGTATAGAAACAATTAATCCTATATACAAAGAAAGACTTGATTACGAGTTAACGATGATTCAACAGATGGAATTCACAGACTACTTCCTAATTGTTGAGGATTTTATACGCTTTGCTACGAATGCAGGCATCTTAACAGGACCAGGTCGAGGTTCTTCAGCGGGATCACTTGTCGCCTATGCGTTAGGAATTACAGATGTAGATCCTATAAAATATGGTCTCATATTTGAACGCTTTCTAAATCCAGAGCGTGTGACCATGCCTGATATTGATATAGACTTCGCTGATAATCGGCGTTTAGAAGTGATTGAATATGTAGCCGGAAAATATGGGAAAGCACATGTTGCACAAATTATTACATTCGGTACACTTTCTACTCGAGCAGTTGCGAGAAACGTAGCAAGAGTATTCGGATTTACAACAGAAGAAATGAATTATGTAGCAGGTCTGATCTCAAGCCGCTCTCGAATGACGTTACAGAAAGCGTATGACGAATCTACAGAGTTACGTGAATGGATTCAAATGGAGCCGATTCGTCGAAAATGGTTTGAAACAGCTTTGACATTGGAAGGTCTCCCGCGGAACGCATCTACACATGCTGCAGGAGTTGTGTTAGCACCTCATCCTCTCGTGAATACGGTGCCTTTACAAGACGGCGAGGACGGGTTGTATTTAACGCAATGGCCAATGGGAGATGTAGAAGAAAGTGGACTACTAAAAATGGACTTTCTCGGACTCCGAAACTTAACGTTGCTTGATCGGATACGTGCAATGATTCGATTCGATAAAGGCATCTATTTGAATTTTGAACAGATCCCTTTAGACGATGAGTTGACCTATAAGATCTTTCAAAATGGCGATACAATAGGCGTTTTTCAATTTGAGTCGCCAGGGATGAGAGACACCTTGAAATTAATTCAGCCAAACCGCTTTGAAGATATATTCGCGATAAATGCCTTATATCGACCTGGCCCGATGGATCATATCACAAGTTATCATAGACGTAAAAATGGCCAAGAACAAATTAGATACCTGCATCCTTCCTTGGAACCTATATTGAGAGAAACATACGGGATTATAGTCTACCAGGAGCAAATTATGCAAATAGCAGTACAAGTTGCTGGGTATACAATGGGAGAAGCGGATTTACTACGCCGAGCGATTAGTAAGAAGAATCGTGACGTGTTAAATAATGAGCAATTAAAATTTACGGAACGGGCGATAGCGAATGGTATCCCAAAACAAAGTGCCCTAGACATTTATGAATTAATCGTAAAGTTTGCGGATTATGGATTTCCAAAAAGCCATGCTGTCGCTTATTCTTTAATCTCCTATCGCCTTGCCTATTTAAAGGCGAACGAGCCTGCTTATTTTTATGCAGCATTCCTCACGTCATTGGCAGGTAATCACGAGAAGATCATAGAAGTGATGAGAGAGGCTACAGCGCGCGGGATAAAATTTTTAGCACCATCGATTAATAAGAGTAAATTTAATTTCACAGTTGAAAAAGGGGCAGTCCGAATTGGGCTAAGAACCATTCAGGGGATTACGGCAAGTTTTTATGAACAAGTGAAAAAAGCAAGAGAAACATCACTGAAATGGAAGACGATGTTTGATTGTGCAGCAGCACTTGGTAGTGAAAATTTCACTGAAAAAACGGCAACGCAACTAATTAAAGCAGGGGCCTTTGATGAGTTTGGTCAGTCGAGGGGGGTTCTATTAGCCTCTATCGACGCCGCGATATCACATGCCTTGTTTATCGGTCCAAATGAAGAAGATTTATTATCCTCTGTTATGCAATCGATTGCTAACCCTAAGTATTCACCGAGTAGTGACATACCACGGATGAAAATGTTGGAATATGAACGCGAGGCGTTAGGTTTTTATTTATCGGAACACCCTGCAGTTGAAGTGAAAAAAATGTTGAATGAATCGTTTGCTGATGTAATCGCCATCGATGAAATGCGTGAGCGTTCCAATGTAACCATCATAGGATTAGTTACTGAAATCAAAAGGATTCGGACAAAAAAAGGTGAATCGATGGCATTTGTCAAAGTACAAGATGAGACAGGCGTAATTTCCTGTACGTTCTTTCCGAGACAATATGCAGCATTCAGTGTGCAATTAAGAGAAATGAATATTTTACATGTAATGGGTACGGTTGAGAGAAGAAGAGGAACGCCACAAGTGATTGTTCAAAATATGAAAGTTGTGGTAGAAACAGTATAA
- a CDS encoding DRTGG domain-containing protein, which translates to MATKHEQIIRYIKGLQVGEKISVRQVAKELSVSDGTAYRAIKEAENRKLVNTIERVGTIRIEKKKRESIERLTFAEVLNIVDGQVLGGRTGLHKTLTKFVIGAMQLGDMMRYVDAGSLLIVGNRVKAQETALLANAAVLITGGFDATDEAKKIADELELPIISTSYDTFTVATMLNRAIYDQMIEKEILLVADILTPIDQTIVLTVEDTIADFNMNNKKTGHLGYPVTDLTGRLVGIVTSRDTIGKPEDEKIEKVMTRNPITVTENTSVASAAHSMIWEGIDLLPVVADSSKFTGVVSREDVLRAFQTAQRQPHQGETIDDIIKKQMDVVTSDSQAIEFTVTPQLTNQYGTLSHGAMTTLLTESGNRAIKTRKRGEAVAENISMYMLQPVQLGAVVRVEPRILQMSRRFVKVDFDLHAGNELVAKAMVMYQLFEK; encoded by the coding sequence ATGGCGACTAAACATGAACAAATTATTCGTTATATAAAAGGATTGCAGGTCGGAGAAAAAATATCTGTCCGACAAGTAGCTAAAGAACTTTCGGTAAGTGACGGAACTGCTTATCGAGCAATTAAAGAAGCGGAAAACCGAAAGTTAGTCAATACGATAGAACGTGTTGGCACCATTCGTATAGAAAAGAAGAAAAGAGAAAGTATCGAAAGATTAACGTTCGCCGAAGTACTTAATATTGTTGACGGTCAAGTACTAGGTGGTCGAACAGGCTTGCATAAAACATTAACGAAATTCGTCATTGGCGCAATGCAATTAGGAGATATGATGCGCTATGTTGACGCTGGTAGCCTATTGATTGTTGGGAACAGGGTGAAAGCGCAGGAAACAGCGTTACTTGCGAATGCAGCCGTATTAATTACTGGAGGTTTCGATGCAACGGACGAAGCGAAGAAAATAGCCGATGAATTAGAATTACCGATTATTTCAACGAGTTATGATACGTTTACGGTTGCAACGATGTTAAACCGGGCAATATATGACCAAATGATTGAAAAAGAAATCTTATTAGTGGCTGATATTTTAACGCCAATAGATCAAACAATCGTCTTAACCGTAGAAGATACAATTGCTGATTTTAATATGAATAATAAAAAAACAGGGCATTTAGGTTACCCGGTCACGGACCTTACAGGAAGGTTAGTGGGAATTGTTACATCACGAGACACCATAGGAAAACCGGAAGATGAGAAAATAGAAAAAGTGATGACACGTAATCCGATAACGGTAACTGAAAATACAAGTGTTGCATCTGCAGCCCATAGTATGATTTGGGAAGGGATTGACCTCTTGCCAGTTGTCGCCGATTCGAGTAAGTTTACTGGAGTCGTCAGTAGGGAAGATGTGCTAAGAGCTTTTCAAACTGCACAACGACAGCCACATCAAGGGGAAACAATTGACGATATTATTAAAAAGCAAATGGATGTTGTTACGAGTGATTCCCAAGCGATTGAATTTACAGTGACACCTCAATTAACAAACCAATATGGAACCTTATCGCATGGGGCTATGACGACGTTGTTAACAGAGTCTGGAAACAGGGCTATAAAAACGAGAAAACGTGGCGAGGCTGTTGCTGAAAACATTTCTATGTATATGTTACAACCCGTCCAACTTGGTGCTGTAGTACGAGTAGAACCAAGAATTTTGCAAATGAGCAGGCGTTTCGTGAAAGTGGATTTTGATTTACATGCGGGCAATGAACTTGTTGCAAAAGCAATGGTGATGTACCAGTTGTTTGAAAAATGA
- the ald gene encoding alanine dehydrogenase, translated as MRIGVPKEILNNENRVAITPAGAYTLVDAGHQVIIESGAGLGSSFTDEAYKEAGAQIVPTAREAWEAEMVMKVKEPQASEYDYFRKGLIIFTYFHLAHEPNLTQALLKNKVTAIAYETVQLPNGSLPLLAPMSEVAGRMAIQIGAQFLQKTNGGRGILLGGIPGVARGKVTIIGGGMAGTNAARIAIGLGAQVTIIDVSTDRLRQLEEIFGNDVQTVMSNPFNIAKAVKDADLVVGAVLIPGAKAPKLVTEEMVKSMNPGSVLVDIAIDQGGIFETSDRVTTHDNPTFTKHGVVHYAVANMPGAVPRVSTDGLTNNTVPYAIQIAQLGVKEALMKNEALLKGLNTFGGHVTYEAVAEAQNLEYIAASIALEQ; from the coding sequence ATGCGAATAGGTGTGCCAAAAGAAATTTTAAACAACGAAAATCGTGTTGCAATAACACCGGCAGGCGCGTATACGTTAGTAGATGCCGGTCATCAAGTCATCATTGAGTCGGGAGCTGGATTAGGTTCAAGCTTTACGGATGAGGCTTATAAAGAAGCCGGTGCACAAATTGTACCAACCGCCAGAGAAGCGTGGGAAGCAGAAATGGTTATGAAAGTGAAAGAACCACAAGCCTCAGAATATGATTATTTTCGAAAAGGCTTAATTATATTTACTTATTTCCACCTTGCTCATGAACCAAATTTAACCCAAGCTTTATTGAAAAATAAAGTGACGGCGATTGCTTATGAAACAGTGCAATTACCAAATGGTTCATTACCACTTTTAGCACCTATGAGTGAAGTCGCTGGTCGAATGGCAATTCAAATCGGTGCTCAATTTTTGCAAAAAACGAATGGTGGACGTGGTATTTTACTTGGGGGAATCCCTGGAGTTGCACGTGGAAAAGTGACGATTATCGGCGGGGGCATGGCCGGTACGAATGCAGCGCGCATTGCGATTGGTTTAGGAGCACAAGTGACGATTATTGACGTATCAACAGATCGCCTTCGTCAATTGGAAGAGATATTTGGCAATGATGTTCAAACGGTTATGTCCAATCCATTTAATATTGCAAAGGCTGTAAAAGACGCTGATTTAGTCGTTGGAGCAGTTCTTATCCCTGGCGCTAAAGCACCCAAACTAGTAACGGAAGAAATGGTGAAATCGATGAATCCAGGTTCTGTTCTAGTCGATATTGCAATTGACCAAGGAGGCATATTTGAAACATCTGATCGTGTTACAACACATGATAATCCTACATTTACAAAGCACGGCGTAGTCCATTATGCAGTTGCGAATATGCCGGGAGCGGTGCCGCGTGTTTCGACGGATGGTCTAACAAATAATACAGTTCCTTATGCCATACAAATTGCTCAGTTAGGTGTGAAGGAAGCATTAATGAAAAATGAGGCACTACTAAAAGGACTCAATACTTTTGGTGGGCACGTAACTTACGAAGCTGTCGCGGAAGCACAAAACCTAGAGTATATTGCCGCATCAATCGCTTTGGAACAATAA
- a CDS encoding acetate kinase, with protein MPIILAINAGSSSLKFQLLDMPSEKVTAKGQIERIGLADSIFTIKSKHGKTEKKRDIKDHAEAANLLLDMLIREGAVSSYDEIDGVGHRVVHGGEVFSDSVLIEDETLQQLEKLSGLAPLHNPANIIGIKEFNKALPNAPAVAIFDTAFHQTMPESSFLYPLPIEYYEKYGIRKYGFHGTSHKYVTERAAELLNRPLETTKLISCHLGNGASIAAVQGGESIDTSMGFTPLAGVTMGTRSGNIDPALIPYIMEQTGKSVEEVLDVLNKQSGMLAMSGFSSDLRDIEIRASEGNKRAQLALDVFADRIHKYIGSYAARMGGVDAIIFTAGIGENSDTIREKVLEGLEFMGVYFDPDLNHVRGQEVYISFPHSPVKVLVIPTNEEVMLARDTVRVAGL; from the coding sequence ATGCCGATTATTCTAGCGATAAATGCAGGAAGTTCATCTTTGAAATTTCAACTTCTTGATATGCCAAGTGAAAAAGTAACGGCAAAAGGTCAAATTGAACGGATTGGTTTGGCCGACTCGATCTTTACAATTAAATCAAAACATGGAAAGACTGAGAAAAAGCGCGATATAAAAGATCATGCGGAAGCGGCTAATTTGCTTTTAGATATGTTAATCCGTGAAGGTGCCGTAAGCTCATATGACGAAATTGACGGCGTAGGGCATCGTGTTGTACACGGAGGAGAAGTGTTTAGCGACTCTGTCTTAATTGAAGATGAAACACTTCAACAATTAGAAAAGCTATCAGGTCTTGCTCCACTGCATAATCCAGCAAATATTATTGGCATTAAAGAGTTTAATAAAGCTTTGCCTAACGCACCAGCTGTTGCGATTTTTGACACAGCATTTCACCAAACGATGCCTGAAAGTTCATTCCTCTATCCATTGCCGATTGAGTATTATGAAAAATATGGAATTCGTAAATATGGGTTCCACGGAACAAGCCATAAATATGTAACTGAACGTGCTGCAGAACTATTAAACAGACCATTAGAGACGACAAAATTGATTTCATGCCACCTAGGCAACGGTGCAAGTATTGCTGCTGTGCAAGGCGGGGAGTCAATCGATACTTCTATGGGTTTTACGCCGCTAGCTGGCGTAACGATGGGGACGCGTTCAGGGAATATTGATCCGGCACTGATTCCTTATATCATGGAACAAACAGGGAAATCTGTAGAAGAAGTGCTCGATGTATTAAATAAACAATCAGGAATGCTTGCTATGTCGGGTTTCTCTAGTGATTTACGGGATATTGAAATTAGAGCATCAGAAGGAAATAAGCGTGCGCAACTTGCACTCGATGTATTCGCAGACCGTATTCATAAATATATCGGTTCGTATGCAGCGAGAATGGGTGGCGTTGATGCGATTATTTTCACGGCAGGTATCGGGGAAAACTCTGATACGATTCGTGAAAAAGTATTAGAAGGCTTGGAGTTTATGGGCGTTTATTTCGATCCGGATTTAAACCATGTTAGGGGACAAGAAGTGTATATTAGCTTCCCTCATTCCCCTGTAAAAGTGTTAGTGATCCCAACAAATGAAGAGGTCATGTTAGCCCGTGATACAGTGCGGGTTGCGGGATTGTAA
- a CDS encoding YtpI family protein, with the protein MLFLVFLIIASIVFYLYFKMRQFRTTYMLPIRKKLFASMAGAALGLFLITFGLNQILLFNKLVIYIVSAVFIILGSYVLIYNFRAAKHYRQFIEEEAEINEY; encoded by the coding sequence ATGCTTTTTTTAGTTTTTCTCATTATCGCTAGTATAGTATTTTACCTTTATTTTAAAATGAGACAATTTAGAACGACATACATGCTGCCTATCCGGAAAAAGTTATTCGCAAGTATGGCAGGTGCAGCTCTAGGTCTTTTCCTCATAACTTTTGGCTTGAATCAGATTTTATTATTCAATAAGCTTGTCATTTATATTGTCTCCGCTGTTTTCATTATACTTGGTTCATATGTACTCATTTATAATTTCCGTGCAGCGAAACATTACCGACAATTCATTGAGGAAGAGGCAGAAATTAATGAATACTGA